Proteins encoded within one genomic window of Cellulomonas flavigena DSM 20109:
- a CDS encoding nucleotidyltransferase family protein has product MHPAPSAPDDLPPPLTGAAPAPLPAPTGAATPDDRAALQDGLRRTAVALIDAQIPFALVGGYAAWARGAPEPSHDADFAVAEDDVDAARAALVAAGLDVQQPAENWLFKAYHHGQLVDVIFRMVGEPVTREQLAQADQLEVLAVRMPVLPATDIISAKMRVLGEHYCDFTWLLPMARALREQIDWARVREEVEGQPYAQAFLFLADRLGLTGHPGDRLAAGPGRTDPGAEA; this is encoded by the coding sequence ATGCACCCCGCACCGAGCGCACCGGACGACCTGCCGCCCCCGCTGACCGGCGCCGCCCCCGCCCCGCTGCCCGCGCCGACGGGCGCGGCGACCCCGGACGACCGCGCCGCCCTGCAGGACGGGCTGCGCCGCACGGCTGTCGCGCTCATCGACGCGCAGATCCCGTTCGCCCTCGTGGGCGGGTACGCCGCGTGGGCCCGGGGCGCCCCCGAGCCCAGCCACGACGCGGACTTCGCGGTCGCCGAGGACGACGTGGACGCGGCCCGCGCCGCGCTCGTCGCCGCGGGCCTCGACGTGCAGCAGCCCGCCGAGAACTGGCTCTTCAAGGCGTACCACCACGGCCAGCTGGTCGACGTCATCTTCCGGATGGTCGGCGAGCCCGTCACGCGTGAGCAGCTCGCGCAGGCCGACCAGCTGGAGGTGCTGGCCGTGCGGATGCCCGTGCTGCCGGCCACCGACATCATCTCGGCGAAGATGCGGGTGCTGGGCGAGCACTACTGCGACTTCACGTGGCTGCTGCCGATGGCGCGCGCCCTGCGCGAGCAGATCGACTGGGCGCGGGTGCGCGAGGAGGTCGAGGGGCAGCCGTACGCGCAGGCGTTCCTGTTCCTCGCCGACCGCCTGGGGCTGACGGGCCACCCGGGTGACCGGCTGGCGGCGGGCCCGGGACGCACCGACCCCGGTGCGGAGGCCTGA
- a CDS encoding aldo/keto reductase, whose product MPDTTTPTLPLPGGAIPVLGLGTWQSEGSDCELAVSAALQLGYAHVDTATGYGNEAQVGRALATRGIRRDDVFLTTKLPPDHAGRERQTLAESLAALGTDHLDLWLIHWPPGGEARPDVWQHLRDARDEGLVRSIGVSNYSIAQIDELIAATGEAPAVNQVPWSPVDHDPALLAAHRERGVVVEGYSPLKRTDLGAAPIAAAARAHGVTPAQVVLRWHVEHDVVVIPKSVRRERIEENLAVLGFKLTPDEVAAIDALGH is encoded by the coding sequence ATGCCCGACACCACGACCCCCACGCTCCCGCTGCCCGGCGGCGCGATCCCCGTGCTCGGCCTCGGCACCTGGCAGTCGGAGGGCTCCGACTGCGAGCTGGCCGTGAGCGCGGCGCTGCAGCTCGGCTACGCGCACGTCGACACCGCGACCGGCTACGGCAACGAGGCGCAGGTCGGCCGTGCGCTGGCCACCCGCGGCATCAGGCGCGACGACGTGTTCCTCACCACCAAGCTCCCCCCGGACCACGCGGGCCGCGAGCGGCAGACGCTCGCCGAGTCGCTCGCGGCGCTCGGCACCGACCACCTCGACCTGTGGCTGATCCACTGGCCGCCGGGTGGCGAGGCGCGCCCCGACGTGTGGCAGCACCTCCGTGACGCGCGCGACGAGGGCCTCGTCCGGTCGATCGGCGTGTCGAACTACTCGATCGCGCAGATCGACGAGCTGATCGCCGCGACCGGTGAGGCGCCTGCGGTCAACCAGGTGCCGTGGTCGCCGGTCGACCACGACCCGGCGCTGCTGGCGGCGCACCGCGAGCGCGGCGTCGTCGTCGAGGGCTACAGCCCGCTGAAGCGCACCGACCTCGGGGCCGCGCCGATCGCCGCCGCGGCACGGGCGCACGGGGTCACCCCTGCCCAGGTGGTGCTGCGCTGGCACGTCGAGCACGACGTGGTGGTGATCCCGAAGTCGGTGCGGCGCGAGCGGATCGAGGAGAACCTCGCGGTGCTGGGGTTCAAGCTGACGCCCGACGAGGTCGCGGCGATCGACGCGCTCGGGCACTGA
- a CDS encoding alcohol dehydrogenase catalytic domain-containing protein, with the protein MRAVVVEAFGVVPEVRDVPDPVCPRDGVVVRVAATGVCRSDWHAWQGHDDDVTLPHVPGHELAGTIVEVGPDVRAWQVGDVVTVPFVMACGTCATCRAGDQQVCPHQTQPGFTQWGSFAELVALDHADTNLVRVPEGMSPVAAAALGCRFATSYRAVTVHAAVRPHDEVVVLGCGGVGLSAVMVAAAAGAHVVAVDPSPGARRAAHDAGAHTTLDPGADDPEALAARLVEATGGGAHATLDALGSAATAQAGVLALRRRGRHVQVGLLLRDDARTALPMDRVVAWELSVHGSHGMAAHEYPAMLAAIAEGRLAPATLVSRTIPLEDAPGALAGLPTSAPGGMTVVVP; encoded by the coding sequence GTGCGTGCGGTCGTGGTGGAGGCGTTCGGGGTCGTGCCGGAGGTCCGGGACGTCCCGGACCCGGTCTGCCCGCGGGACGGGGTCGTGGTGCGGGTCGCCGCCACCGGCGTCTGCCGCAGCGACTGGCACGCGTGGCAGGGGCACGACGACGACGTGACGCTGCCGCACGTGCCGGGGCACGAGCTCGCCGGCACGATCGTGGAGGTCGGGCCCGACGTCCGCGCCTGGCAGGTCGGCGACGTCGTCACCGTCCCGTTCGTCATGGCGTGCGGGACGTGCGCGACGTGCCGCGCCGGCGACCAGCAGGTCTGCCCGCACCAGACGCAGCCCGGGTTCACGCAGTGGGGCTCCTTCGCCGAGCTCGTCGCGCTCGACCACGCGGACACCAACCTCGTGCGCGTCCCCGAGGGCATGTCGCCCGTCGCTGCCGCCGCGCTCGGCTGCCGGTTCGCGACGTCGTACCGCGCCGTCACCGTGCACGCGGCGGTGCGCCCCCACGACGAGGTCGTCGTGCTCGGGTGCGGCGGCGTGGGCCTGTCCGCCGTCATGGTCGCCGCCGCGGCCGGCGCGCACGTCGTCGCCGTCGACCCGTCCCCGGGTGCACGCCGGGCCGCGCACGACGCGGGCGCGCACACGACCCTCGACCCCGGCGCGGACGACCCCGAGGCGCTCGCCGCGCGGCTGGTCGAGGCGACCGGGGGTGGCGCGCACGCCACGCTCGACGCGCTCGGCAGCGCCGCCACCGCGCAGGCGGGGGTGCTCGCGCTGCGCCGTCGCGGGCGGCACGTGCAGGTCGGCCTGCTGCTGCGTGACGACGCCCGGACCGCGCTGCCGATGGACCGTGTGGTCGCGTGGGAGCTGTCCGTGCACGGCAGCCATGGCATGGCCGCGCACGAGTACCCCGCGATGCTCGCCGCGATCGCCGAGGGGCGGTTGGCGCCCGCGACGCTCGTCAGCCGCACGATCCCGCTCGAGGACGCCCCGGGGGCGCTCGCGGGCCTGCCGACGTCGGCGCCGGGAGGCATGACGGTCGTCGTCCCCTGA
- a CDS encoding ATP-grasp domain-containing protein codes for MSTSRVGVVVTDTYPADDLDHDTAPLVAALRERGADAHAVVWHDPALDPAAYDLLVLRSPWDYPDRLDEFLAWLARAEAATRVLNPPELVRWNLDKRYLAQLAARGVGVVPTTYRTDLDDVRADLAAAGGGHVVLKPTVSAGARDTGLFRADDPGALALAGRILARGGVVMVQPEVPELSQGREKALYVVDGTLTHAIAKGALLAPGGGLIGGVYVEHPEAVDVTDAEAEFARRVVAAVDEVTGLGVPLYARVDTVDSAEHGLVLLEAELFEPALNLHVVPAATGPVADAVVTRLVQ; via the coding sequence GTGAGCACCTCCCGCGTCGGCGTCGTCGTGACCGACACCTACCCTGCCGACGACCTCGACCACGACACCGCGCCCCTCGTCGCGGCCCTGCGCGAGCGCGGTGCCGACGCGCACGCGGTCGTCTGGCACGACCCCGCGCTCGACCCGGCGGCGTACGACCTGCTCGTGCTGCGCAGCCCGTGGGACTACCCGGACCGGCTCGACGAGTTCCTCGCCTGGCTCGCCCGCGCCGAGGCCGCGACGCGCGTGCTCAACCCACCGGAGCTGGTCCGGTGGAACCTCGACAAGCGCTACCTCGCGCAGCTCGCGGCGCGGGGCGTCGGCGTGGTGCCGACGACGTACCGCACGGACCTCGACGACGTCCGCGCGGACCTGGCGGCGGCCGGCGGCGGGCACGTCGTGCTCAAGCCGACCGTGTCGGCCGGCGCGCGCGACACCGGGCTGTTCCGCGCCGACGACCCGGGCGCGCTCGCGCTGGCGGGGCGGATCCTCGCGCGCGGCGGCGTCGTCATGGTGCAGCCCGAGGTGCCCGAGCTGTCGCAGGGCCGCGAGAAGGCGCTGTACGTGGTCGACGGCACGCTGACGCACGCCATCGCGAAGGGTGCGCTGCTCGCGCCCGGCGGCGGGCTCATCGGCGGCGTGTACGTCGAGCACCCCGAGGCGGTCGACGTCACGGACGCGGAGGCGGAGTTCGCGCGACGCGTCGTCGCGGCCGTCGACGAGGTCACCGGGCTGGGCGTGCCGCTGTACGCACGCGTCGACACCGTGGACTCCGCGGAGCACGGCCTCGTGCTGCTGGAGGCCGAGCTGTTCGAGCCCGCGCTCAACCTGCACGTGGTGCCCGCGGCGACCGGACCCGTGGCCGACGCCGTGGTGACCCGTCTCGTCCAGTGA
- a CDS encoding PGPGW domain-containing protein, whose protein sequence is MATWQDRWTRIRAQIDLLPRPVRLVAVAVVGGTVVLTGVAMLVLPGPGILAILAGLALLATEFAWARRWLDRARTAGQAGVDKGRDAWQRRRAGGAPAAEADTPPGV, encoded by the coding sequence GTGGCCACGTGGCAGGACCGCTGGACGCGCATCCGCGCGCAGATCGACCTGCTGCCGCGCCCGGTGCGGCTCGTCGCCGTGGCCGTGGTCGGGGGCACCGTCGTGCTGACGGGCGTCGCCATGCTGGTGCTGCCCGGCCCGGGGATCCTCGCGATCCTCGCGGGGCTCGCCCTGCTGGCCACCGAGTTCGCGTGGGCGCGGCGGTGGCTCGACCGGGCGCGCACCGCCGGCCAGGCGGGCGTCGACAAGGGACGCGACGCCTGGCAGCGACGACGTGCGGGCGGCGCGCCGGCCGCCGAGGCCGACACGCCGCCGGGCGTCTGA
- a CDS encoding YciI family protein: MLITRATDEAVAASAEMGLEEIIAAMGRYNESMMQAGVLVAGEGLADASQGAVVEFTGEEPVVSDGPYGETKELFNGFWILDVASQDDAVAWARRAPLGAGTKLEVRRVTGPEDFPQDNEWIQKEQGWREQLGTV, from the coding sequence ATGCTGATCACGCGGGCCACCGACGAGGCCGTGGCGGCCTCCGCCGAGATGGGCCTCGAGGAGATCATCGCCGCGATGGGCCGCTACAACGAGTCGATGATGCAGGCGGGGGTCCTCGTCGCGGGCGAGGGGCTGGCGGACGCCTCGCAGGGTGCGGTGGTCGAGTTCACCGGCGAGGAGCCGGTCGTCAGCGATGGGCCGTACGGCGAGACGAAGGAGCTGTTCAACGGTTTCTGGATCCTCGACGTCGCCTCGCAGGACGACGCCGTCGCGTGGGCCCGGCGGGCGCCGCTCGGCGCGGGCACCAAGCTCGAGGTGCGGCGCGTCACCGGCCCCGAGGACTTCCCGCAGGACAACGAGTGGATCCAGAAGGAGCAGGGCTGGCGCGAGCAGCTCGGCACGGTCTGA
- a CDS encoding response regulator, protein MTTVLLVDDQPLLRTGFRLVVESEPDLEVVGEAADGRVALSQVAGLAPDVVLMDIRMPGMDGVEATRRIVAEHPDSRVLVLTTFDVDDLAFAALRAGASGFLLKSARPDELVDAIRTVAAGTSVVAPRVLRRMLDLFAPHLPAGAEDGDPQERTGPHPRLRGLTPRELDVLRLIAEGASNAEIAAELVVSETTVKTHVGNVFAKLGARDRVQAVIIAYECGVVTAS, encoded by the coding sequence GTGACGACCGTGCTGCTGGTGGACGACCAGCCGCTGCTGCGGACGGGGTTCCGGCTCGTCGTCGAGAGCGAGCCGGACCTCGAGGTGGTCGGCGAGGCCGCCGACGGCCGCGTCGCGCTCAGCCAGGTCGCGGGCCTGGCACCCGACGTCGTGCTCATGGACATCCGCATGCCCGGCATGGACGGCGTCGAGGCGACCCGGCGCATCGTCGCCGAGCACCCCGACTCCCGGGTGCTCGTGCTGACGACGTTCGACGTCGACGACCTCGCCTTCGCGGCGCTGCGCGCCGGCGCGAGCGGGTTCCTGCTGAAGTCCGCGCGCCCCGACGAGCTCGTCGACGCGATCCGCACGGTCGCCGCCGGCACGTCCGTGGTCGCGCCGCGCGTGCTGCGCCGCATGCTCGACCTGTTCGCCCCGCACCTCCCGGCCGGTGCCGAGGACGGCGACCCGCAGGAGCGCACCGGCCCGCACCCGCGGCTGCGCGGCCTGACCCCGCGCGAGCTCGACGTGCTGCGGCTCATCGCCGAGGGCGCGTCCAACGCCGAGATCGCCGCGGAGCTCGTCGTCTCGGAGACCACCGTCAAGACGCACGTCGGCAACGTCTTCGCCAAGCTCGGCGCGCGGGACCGCGTGCAGGCGGTGATCATCGCGTACGAGTGCGGGGTCGTCACCGCGTCCTGA
- a CDS encoding sensor histidine kinase translates to MTSAESDDVQGPAAPREVGVPHPGARGWESGPVIRRAAVVRVPSTRDEPPLTEAQVRGASHVARVLADHPWITDVAVVAGVALTGVVGAVALWETAVGAVALGLYPPGSPVADSVTTVSLVGTLVAAVLLLGRRARPLAVTALLTLVALASLVTAGVLGVLGVALACALCSVAVVRSTVVTWATFGVVLTALTAALWHWQDLGVLEFFLWSGGAPAPPDPSGWNPPHLDEPLFSAGRRMGSVLLLLALLLLGLAVGFAARARRLHAADLVERYRALARERDDSAALARAAERAHIAREMHDVVAHSVSVMIALADGADAAFERAPDRSRDAVRQVARTGRAALADMQRVLGALGPVGGEDARLSEPTEVDLVTVVERFGVAGVPVTASGLDTPLPDDTSVRLAVTRILGEALTNVLRHAPGATSVEVAVRRTPTAVEVDVADSGGTRPGDGGGTGRGVVGMRERAALLGGHVEAGPRPEGGWRVRAVLPWREDEDEPARRAAQDGGDT, encoded by the coding sequence ATGACGTCCGCTGAGAGCGACGACGTGCAGGGCCCGGCCGCCCCGCGGGAGGTCGGGGTGCCGCACCCCGGCGCGCGCGGGTGGGAGAGTGGCCCGGTGATCCGACGTGCTGCCGTGGTCCGGGTGCCGAGTACCCGCGACGAGCCGCCGCTCACCGAGGCGCAGGTGCGCGGCGCGAGCCACGTCGCGCGGGTCCTGGCCGACCACCCGTGGATCACGGACGTCGCGGTCGTCGCGGGAGTCGCGCTGACGGGCGTCGTCGGGGCGGTCGCCCTGTGGGAGACCGCGGTCGGGGCCGTCGCGCTCGGGCTCTACCCGCCGGGGTCCCCGGTCGCGGACTCCGTGACGACCGTGTCGCTCGTCGGCACGCTCGTCGCGGCCGTCCTGCTGCTGGGACGCCGGGCCCGGCCGCTCGCCGTGACGGCGCTCCTGACGCTCGTGGCCCTCGCGTCGCTCGTCACGGCAGGCGTGCTGGGGGTCCTCGGGGTCGCCCTGGCGTGCGCGCTGTGCAGCGTCGCGGTCGTGCGCAGCACCGTCGTCACGTGGGCGACCTTCGGGGTCGTGCTGACCGCCCTCACCGCGGCCCTGTGGCACTGGCAGGACCTCGGGGTCCTGGAGTTCTTCCTGTGGTCCGGGGGCGCGCCGGCGCCGCCGGACCCGTCCGGCTGGAACCCGCCGCACCTCGACGAGCCGCTGTTCTCGGCCGGTCGACGCATGGGCTCGGTGCTGCTGCTCCTCGCGCTGCTGCTCCTGGGTCTCGCGGTGGGCTTCGCCGCGCGCGCGCGCCGCCTCCACGCGGCGGACCTGGTCGAGCGCTACCGCGCGCTGGCGCGCGAGCGTGACGACAGCGCGGCCCTCGCGCGCGCGGCCGAGCGCGCCCACATCGCGCGCGAGATGCACGACGTCGTCGCCCACAGCGTGTCCGTGATGATCGCGCTCGCGGACGGCGCCGACGCGGCGTTCGAGCGCGCCCCCGACCGCTCGCGCGACGCGGTGCGGCAGGTCGCGCGCACCGGCCGCGCCGCTCTGGCGGACATGCAGCGCGTCCTCGGCGCGCTGGGCCCGGTCGGCGGCGAGGACGCCCGGCTCTCCGAGCCGACCGAGGTGGACCTGGTGACCGTCGTCGAGCGCTTCGGCGTCGCCGGCGTCCCGGTGACCGCGTCGGGCCTGGACACCCCGCTGCCCGACGACACGTCGGTGCGGCTCGCGGTGACGCGCATCCTCGGCGAGGCGCTCACCAACGTGCTACGGCACGCGCCCGGGGCCACGTCCGTGGAGGTCGCCGTGCGGCGCACGCCGACGGCCGTCGAGGTGGACGTCGCCGACAGCGGCGGCACGCGCCCGGGTGACGGGGGCGGCACCGGGCGCGGTGTGGTGGGCATGCGCGAGCGCGCCGCGCTGCTGGGCGGGCACGTCGAGGCGGGACCCCGCCCCGAGGGTGGCTGGCGGGTACGCGCGGTGCTGCCGTGGCGTGAGGACGAGGACGAGCCGGCCCGCCGGGCCGCGCAGGACGGGGGAGACACGTGA
- a CDS encoding membrane protein: MTTFAPEPRAAARAPRGAPARPGATLGRVLAAELTKLTSVPANGWLVLGTVAATAAAAYGLGIFVRPDDGRSGSWVVVSGFVLAQLGFVVLGALVGTAEHTTGTVRTTFAAVPRRLPVLAAQVVVTAAVAAVTAAAALGASWLATVPARAADAPDLDLAVPGAARTLVAFVAVGVAVALLGLGLGSLLRRPTDAIVTGVMLMFFLDAVLRANPGRFTDTVGALLPSAGRRLLEDDAAVAAMDAVTRGPELGVWGGGTVLGAWVAVLLGAAAYRLARHDVR; this comes from the coding sequence ATGACGACGTTCGCCCCGGAGCCCCGCGCGGCGGCCCGTGCGCCGCGCGGGGCCCCGGCCCGCCCCGGTGCGACCCTCGGCCGCGTGCTCGCCGCGGAGCTCACCAAGCTCACGAGCGTGCCCGCGAACGGTTGGCTCGTCCTCGGCACGGTGGCGGCCACGGCGGCCGCGGCGTACGGGCTCGGCATCTTCGTGCGGCCCGACGACGGGCGCTCCGGGTCGTGGGTGGTGGTGTCGGGCTTCGTGCTCGCGCAGCTCGGGTTCGTCGTGCTCGGGGCGCTCGTCGGGACCGCGGAGCACACGACGGGCACGGTGCGCACCACGTTCGCGGCGGTGCCCCGCCGGCTGCCCGTGCTCGCGGCGCAGGTCGTGGTCACTGCTGCGGTGGCGGCCGTCACCGCAGCGGCGGCGCTCGGTGCGTCCTGGCTCGCGACCGTCCCGGCACGGGCGGCCGACGCACCGGACCTCGATCTCGCCGTGCCGGGTGCCGCCCGCACGCTCGTCGCCTTCGTCGCGGTCGGGGTCGCCGTCGCCCTGCTCGGCCTGGGCCTGGGATCGCTGCTGCGGCGTCCCACGGACGCGATCGTCACCGGCGTCATGCTCATGTTCTTCCTCGACGCCGTGCTGCGCGCCAACCCGGGGCGGTTCACCGACACGGTCGGGGCGCTGCTCCCGTCGGCCGGCAGACGTCTGCTGGAGGACGACGCGGCGGTCGCGGCGATGGACGCCGTCACGCGCGGCCCCGAGCTCGGCGTGTGGGGCGGGGGCACGGTACTCGGCGCGTGGGTGGCGGTGCTGCTCGGCGCTGCGGCGTACCGGCTGGCACGGCATGACGTCCGCTGA
- a CDS encoding ABC transporter permease, translated as MTAAALPRTGRPGVGARTAGPSLGRLVAAEWTKLTSLRSTWWTAAVTVAVGGAITYAGANASSTDPGFEPTSDLATGLLLAQVGPLVLGVLLGAGEFRTGAFRTTYTLVPRRWPALVAQVVVLAAFAFALGTVTLAACVVGVVPAAASRDLPLDLMGGDTPGVMRGMVLFVVGMALLGFAIGALLRRTVRAVVTSIVVVLVLPIVLMTLGDPGVDPEGVPLTDVTVTGVVGTFTPGTAAQLMTMPDSAGAMPGSPDLGPVGGGLVLGAWVLLLLVVAGLRLRLRDVR; from the coding sequence ATGACCGCCGCCGCCCTGCCCCGCACGGGGCGTCCCGGGGTCGGCGCCCGCACCGCCGGCCCCTCGCTCGGCCGCCTGGTCGCCGCCGAGTGGACGAAGCTCACCTCGCTGCGCTCGACGTGGTGGACCGCGGCCGTCACCGTGGCCGTCGGCGGCGCGATCACGTACGCGGGGGCGAACGCGTCCTCGACGGACCCGGGATTCGAGCCGACGAGCGACCTGGCCACGGGCCTGCTGCTCGCGCAGGTCGGGCCCCTGGTGCTGGGTGTGCTGCTCGGCGCGGGCGAGTTCCGCACGGGCGCGTTCCGCACGACGTACACGCTCGTCCCGCGCCGCTGGCCCGCGCTCGTGGCGCAGGTCGTCGTGCTGGCCGCGTTCGCGTTCGCGCTGGGGACCGTGACGCTCGCCGCGTGCGTCGTGGGCGTGGTGCCGGCGGCGGCGTCGCGCGACCTGCCGCTCGACCTGATGGGCGGCGACACCCCCGGCGTCATGCGGGGCATGGTGCTGTTCGTCGTGGGGATGGCGTTGCTCGGGTTCGCGATCGGGGCGCTGCTGCGCCGCACGGTCCGGGCGGTCGTGACGTCGATCGTGGTCGTGCTGGTGCTGCCGATCGTGCTGATGACGCTCGGTGACCCGGGTGTCGACCCCGAGGGCGTGCCCCTGACGGACGTCACGGTGACGGGCGTCGTCGGCACGTTCACGCCCGGCACCGCCGCCCAGCTCATGACGATGCCCGACTCGGCCGGCGCGATGCCCGGGTCGCCCGACCTCGGGCCCGTCGGTGGCGGGCTGGTCCTGGGAGCATGGGTGCTGCTGCTGCTCGTCGTGGCGGGCCTGCGGCTGCGCCTGCGGGACGTGCGATGA
- a CDS encoding ABC transporter ATP-binding protein, with amino-acid sequence MIEVEALTKRYGSTTAVDGLTFTARPGTVTGFLGPNGAGKSTTMRVVVGLERPTSGATRVDGRRYADLPAPLHAVGVMLDARSVHPGRTAYKHLLAMAQTHGIGKARVREVIAQTGLEPAAHRRAGTFSLGMGQRLGIAGALLGDPQTLILDEPVNGLDPDGVLWVRRLVRELAAEGRTVLLSSHLMHELALCADRVVVIGRGRLLADATVSDLAGESGTLEEAYLRLTSDSVEYTAGGAR; translated from the coding sequence ATGATCGAGGTGGAGGCGCTGACCAAGCGCTACGGGAGCACGACCGCGGTGGACGGTCTGACGTTCACCGCGCGGCCCGGGACGGTCACCGGGTTCCTGGGTCCCAACGGCGCGGGCAAGTCGACGACCATGCGGGTCGTCGTGGGCCTCGAGCGGCCGACGTCCGGCGCCACGCGCGTCGACGGGCGTCGGTACGCCGACCTGCCGGCGCCGCTGCACGCCGTGGGCGTCATGCTCGACGCGCGCTCGGTGCACCCGGGCCGCACCGCGTACAAGCACCTGCTGGCGATGGCGCAGACCCACGGCATCGGCAAGGCGCGGGTGCGGGAGGTCATCGCGCAGACCGGCCTCGAGCCGGCCGCGCACCGCCGTGCCGGGACGTTCTCGCTCGGCATGGGCCAGCGGCTGGGCATCGCCGGCGCGCTGCTGGGTGACCCGCAGACGCTGATCCTCGACGAGCCGGTCAACGGTCTGGACCCCGACGGCGTGCTGTGGGTGCGCCGGTTGGTGCGGGAGCTCGCGGCGGAGGGCCGCACGGTGCTGCTCTCGTCGCACCTCATGCACGAGCTCGCGCTGTGCGCGGACCGCGTCGTCGTCATCGGCCGCGGCCGGTTGCTCGCGGACGCGACGGTGAGCGACCTCGCGGGCGAGTCCGGCACGCTGGAGGAGGCGTACCTGCGGCTCACGAGCGACTCCGTCGAGTACACCGCCGGGGGTGCGCGATGA
- a CDS encoding ice-binding family protein, giving the protein MRRGTSEPHHGWLRRDGWVVFVLGTLAECYLVFTLALTTIAVLPLALGWQGSVVQTGSMRPHIQPGDVVLSTQLREDSPVPLGGVVEFRTVAPGGGERTVMHRIVAEGDVRGEWVTAGDANADLDSDPLTREEITGQARLLVRWVGLPSIWLRDGMTGHLVGWAVLTAAAVALRAASGPPRDGTRPGARPASPAGAAAAAVSRRTFLAAAFAVTAGGMAAISHEPVWAGFSARTSTGRNTFRVGTWPTLALGRLASFAILAATRVTNEAFLGIGSSVNGSVGVSPGTTVSGFWIWDITGSTERNTTTARNARTDALALYDAVRARPATRAATATVTGTLTPGVMHRTGPVQVTGTLTLDARGDASALFVLTGTALTFAAGSAVVLANGASADRVLFLSTSTASVAESAQLRGVLLAQNDVTVSRAAVTGRIVSTQGGVLLTRATVTSP; this is encoded by the coding sequence GTGCGCCGCGGCACGTCTGAGCCGCACCACGGGTGGCTGCGGCGTGACGGCTGGGTGGTGTTCGTCCTCGGCACGCTCGCCGAGTGCTACCTGGTGTTCACGCTCGCGCTGACGACCATCGCGGTGCTGCCGCTCGCCCTCGGCTGGCAGGGCTCGGTCGTCCAGACCGGCTCCATGCGTCCGCACATCCAGCCCGGTGACGTGGTGCTGTCGACCCAGCTGCGGGAGGACTCCCCCGTGCCGCTCGGCGGTGTGGTGGAGTTCCGCACGGTGGCGCCCGGCGGTGGTGAGCGCACCGTGATGCACCGGATCGTCGCCGAGGGGGACGTGCGCGGCGAGTGGGTGACCGCCGGCGACGCCAACGCGGACCTGGACAGCGATCCCCTGACGCGCGAGGAGATCACCGGGCAGGCGCGCCTGCTGGTGCGGTGGGTCGGGCTGCCCAGCATCTGGCTGCGCGACGGCATGACCGGCCACCTCGTCGGGTGGGCGGTGCTCACCGCCGCCGCGGTCGCGCTGCGCGCCGCGAGCGGACCTCCGCGCGACGGCACCCGACCGGGTGCCCGACCCGCCTCCCCGGCCGGCGCCGCGGCCGCCGCGGTGAGCCGACGCACGTTCCTCGCCGCGGCGTTCGCAGTGACGGCCGGCGGGATGGCGGCGATCAGCCACGAACCGGTGTGGGCGGGGTTCTCGGCCCGCACCTCGACCGGGCGCAACACGTTCCGGGTCGGCACGTGGCCGACGCTCGCCCTCGGGCGGCTCGCGTCGTTCGCGATCCTGGCGGCCACGCGGGTGACGAACGAGGCGTTCCTCGGCATCGGCAGCTCGGTGAACGGCAGCGTCGGCGTCTCACCGGGCACCACCGTCTCCGGATTCTGGATCTGGGACATCACCGGGAGCACCGAGCGGAACACCACGACGGCACGCAACGCGCGCACCGACGCCCTCGCGCTGTACGACGCGGTGCGCGCGCGCCCCGCCACCCGCGCGGCGACCGCGACCGTGACCGGCACGCTCACCCCGGGCGTCATGCACCGCACCGGGCCGGTGCAGGTCACCGGCACGCTGACGCTCGACGCACGCGGGGACGCCAGCGCCCTGTTCGTGCTCACCGGCACCGCGCTGACCTTCGCCGCCGGCAGCGCCGTGGTGCTGGCGAACGGCGCGTCGGCGGACCGTGTGCTCTTCCTCAGCACCTCGACCGCGTCCGTCGCCGAGAGCGCCCAGCTCCGCGGCGTGCTGCTGGCCCAGAACGACGTCACCGTCAGCCGGGCCGCCGTGACGGGTCGGATCGTGTCCACGCAGGGCGGGGTCCTCCTGACCCGCGCCACCGTGACGTCACCCTGA